Proteins encoded in a region of the Armatimonadota bacterium genome:
- the asnS gene encoding asparagine--tRNA ligase — MDYRRSYVRDLLSIGHGNQASAFGWVKTRRDSKGVSFVQMNDGSCFTDLQVVVDAGTIPDDLLKRITTGACVRFDGVLVESLGEGQSIELKATGVEVYGEADPATYPLQKKGATMEFLREIAHLRVRGNTFGAVARVRHQAAYAVHKFFHSRGFHWVHTPVITASDCEGAGAMFAVTTLMEHQGEGYKLKSSDPSEDFFGKPAYLTVSGQLNVETYAMGLTNVYTFGPTFRAENSHTPRHLAEFWMIEPEMAFCDIDGDMNLAEEFVREVIQDILDACGPDLEFFDKRIEPELLSTLDHVVSSGFERLTYTEAVDMLVKSGEDWEYPVGWGTDLQSEHERWLTEKRVGRPVILTDYPKDIKAFYMKQNDDGKTVRAMDVLVPRIGELIGGSQREDDLSRLEARLDELGLDKALYWWYLDLRRFGSAPHSGFGLGFERLIMYVTGMKNIRDVIPFHRSAGQADF; from the coding sequence ATGGATTACCGCCGCTCGTACGTTCGCGACCTGCTGTCGATCGGCCATGGTAACCAGGCTTCGGCGTTCGGTTGGGTCAAGACCCGCCGGGACAGCAAAGGGGTCAGCTTCGTCCAGATGAACGACGGCTCCTGCTTCACCGACTTGCAGGTCGTGGTCGATGCCGGCACGATCCCCGACGACCTTCTCAAGCGGATCACGACGGGTGCCTGCGTCCGGTTCGACGGTGTGCTCGTCGAGTCTCTTGGCGAGGGGCAGTCGATCGAACTCAAGGCGACCGGGGTCGAAGTCTACGGCGAGGCTGATCCGGCCACATACCCCTTGCAGAAGAAAGGGGCCACGATGGAGTTCCTCCGCGAGATCGCGCACCTGCGCGTCCGCGGGAACACGTTCGGCGCCGTCGCGCGGGTCAGGCACCAAGCCGCCTACGCCGTCCATAAGTTCTTCCACTCGCGCGGCTTCCATTGGGTCCACACGCCTGTCATCACCGCAAGCGACTGTGAGGGTGCGGGCGCGATGTTCGCGGTCACGACGCTGATGGAGCACCAGGGAGAAGGGTACAAGCTCAAGTCTTCCGATCCGTCCGAAGACTTCTTCGGCAAGCCCGCCTACCTGACGGTCAGCGGACAGCTGAACGTCGAGACGTACGCGATGGGGTTGACCAACGTGTACACGTTCGGCCCGACGTTCCGGGCCGAAAACTCCCACACCCCTCGTCATTTGGCCGAGTTCTGGATGATCGAGCCCGAAATGGCGTTCTGCGACATCGACGGCGACATGAACCTCGCGGAGGAGTTCGTCCGGGAAGTCATTCAGGACATCCTCGACGCTTGTGGCCCGGATTTGGAGTTCTTCGACAAGCGGATCGAGCCCGAGTTGCTTTCGACGCTCGACCATGTCGTGAGTTCGGGCTTCGAGCGGCTGACCTATACCGAAGCCGTCGACATGCTCGTCAAGAGCGGCGAGGACTGGGAGTACCCGGTCGGATGGGGCACCGACCTCCAGAGCGAACACGAGCGCTGGCTGACCGAGAAGAGAGTCGGCCGTCCGGTGATCCTGACCGACTATCCGAAGGACATCAAGGCGTTCTACATGAAGCAGAACGACGACGGGAAGACGGTCCGGGCGATGGACGTCCTCGTCCCCCGGATCGGCGAACTGATCGGTGGTTCCCAGCGAGAGGACGATCTGTCCCGTCTCGAAGCCCGGCTCGACGAACTCGGCCTCGACAAGGCCCTTTACTGGTGGTACCTCGACCTGAGACGGTTCGGCTCCGCGCCCCACTCCGGGTTCGGCCTTGGGTTCGAAAGGCTGATCATGTACGTCACGGGAATGAAGAACATCCGGGACGTCATCCCCTTCCACCGCTCCGCGGGTCAGGCCGATTTCTGA
- a CDS encoding YbjQ family protein, which translates to MSQAPPYVRPPDVHQYVTTANHFDGYKVAQYLGVVRGLTVRSRSAIGNFAASFQTMVGGNITIYTELAEKARQEAYQLMVQHAAAMGANGIIAMRYDANDIMPGVTEVLAYGTAVVLEPA; encoded by the coding sequence ATGTCGCAAGCGCCCCCTTACGTCCGTCCGCCCGACGTTCACCAGTACGTGACCACGGCCAACCACTTCGACGGGTACAAGGTCGCCCAGTACCTCGGTGTCGTCAGGGGCCTGACCGTCCGGAGCCGGAGCGCCATAGGAAACTTCGCTGCATCGTTCCAGACGATGGTCGGCGGGAACATCACGATCTACACGGAACTGGCGGAAAAGGCCAGGCAAGAGGCGTACCAACTTATGGTCCAACATGCGGCGGCGATGGGAGCGAACGGCATCATCGCCATGCGGTACGACGCGAACGACATCATGCCCGGCGTGACCGAAGTCTTGGCCTACGGTACGGCCGTCGTCCTCGAACCGGCCTGA
- a CDS encoding M48 family metallopeptidase — MPERKRFPGLTHQAYSSETDMKAQEALEKIPLLPKVVQKFHEVGYDRWMYAYNMATAVRCGPRQYSRLYETMRECCSILDMAEPELYVTGNPFPNAFAGGVERPYVTIRSGMIDCLDDEQLYHLVGHELGHIKSGHLLYGSIARVLIPLLELIGRRTFGLGDAISIGLVLAFLEWSRQAEFSADRAGLLCAQDFELSAKANLLLCAGPSRLRDEANIEPFLDQSRAYQDMTALDAIGKVLVFLVYGLQSTHPMPVHRTKELEKWATSGAYERIMSGLYDRSPSGAA, encoded by the coding sequence ATGCCTGAGCGAAAGCGTTTTCCCGGCCTGACCCATCAAGCCTATTCCAGCGAAACGGACATGAAGGCGCAGGAGGCCTTGGAGAAGATCCCCCTCCTCCCTAAGGTCGTCCAGAAGTTTCACGAGGTCGGATACGACCGGTGGATGTACGCCTACAACATGGCGACGGCGGTCCGCTGTGGCCCGCGGCAGTACAGCCGGCTCTACGAGACGATGCGGGAGTGTTGTTCGATCTTGGACATGGCCGAGCCGGAGCTCTATGTCACGGGCAACCCGTTCCCGAACGCTTTCGCGGGAGGGGTCGAGCGACCGTACGTGACGATCCGGAGCGGCATGATCGACTGTCTCGACGACGAGCAGCTGTACCATCTGGTCGGCCACGAGCTCGGACACATCAAGAGCGGGCATTTGCTGTACGGTTCGATCGCCCGCGTCCTGATCCCGCTTCTGGAGCTCATCGGGCGCCGGACGTTCGGGCTCGGCGATGCGATCTCGATCGGCCTCGTCCTCGCCTTTTTGGAGTGGTCGAGGCAGGCCGAGTTTTCTGCCGACAGGGCCGGGTTGCTCTGCGCCCAGGACTTCGAACTCTCGGCTAAGGCCAACCTCCTCTTGTGCGCCGGGCCGTCCCGGCTGCGGGACGAAGCGAACATCGAGCCGTTCCTCGACCAGTCGCGCGCCTATCAGGACATGACGGCACTGGACGCGATCGGCAAGGTCCTCGTCTTCCTTGTCTACGGGCTGCAGTCCACGCACCCGATGCCTGTCCACCGGACGAAGGAACTCGAGAAGTGGGCCACGAGCGGGGCGTACGAACGGATTATGAGCGGCCTTTACGACCGCTCGCCTTCGGGTGCTGCCTGA
- a CDS encoding PhzF family phenazine biosynthesis protein, with protein sequence MRCPFFLVDAFVAGPFTGNPAGVCLLEAGPDPEWAARVAAEVKQAETAFCWPIGDRWGLRWFTPTVEVDLCGHATLATAHALYESGRLADADAVFETKSGTLTCRPVGGAIEMDFPSAPPSACPSPDGLAEALGTDWTWCGENGTDWFVEVGDTACLRGLWPDMAKVERLGKRGVTVTAVGDGTACDFESRFFAPQSGIPEDDATGSAHCALAPYWAERLGRNPLTGHQRSARGAVIQVEVRDGRTALRGAAVTSLRGEWLL encoded by the coding sequence GTGAGGTGCCCGTTCTTCCTCGTCGACGCGTTCGTGGCCGGCCCGTTCACGGGAAACCCCGCGGGGGTCTGTCTGCTCGAGGCCGGTCCGGACCCGGAGTGGGCCGCCCGCGTCGCGGCCGAAGTCAAACAGGCCGAGACCGCGTTCTGCTGGCCCATAGGCGACCGGTGGGGGCTGAGGTGGTTCACACCGACCGTCGAGGTCGACCTGTGCGGGCATGCGACGCTCGCGACCGCCCACGCGCTCTACGAATCTGGCAGGCTGGCGGACGCCGACGCGGTTTTCGAGACGAAGAGTGGAACCTTGACGTGCCGTCCGGTGGGCGGCGCGATCGAGATGGACTTTCCCTCGGCCCCGCCGTCGGCCTGTCCTTCTCCGGACGGCTTGGCCGAGGCCCTGGGGACCGATTGGACCTGGTGCGGAGAAAACGGCACGGATTGGTTCGTCGAGGTCGGCGACACGGCCTGCCTCCGAGGCTTGTGGCCGGACATGGCGAAGGTCGAGCGGCTCGGAAAGCGCGGTGTGACCGTAACGGCGGTGGGGGACGGCACGGCGTGCGACTTCGAGAGCCGCTTTTTCGCACCCCAAAGCGGTATTCCTGAGGACGACGCGACGGGCTCGGCCCACTGTGCCCTTGCGCCGTATTGGGCGGAACGGCTCGGACGGAACCCGCTGACCGGCCACCAAAGGTCTGCGCGGGGCGCTGTGATCCAAGTCGAGGTGCGTGACGGCCGCACCGCATTGCGCGGTGCGGCCGTCACGTCCCTTCGCGGCGAATGGCTCCTTTAG
- a CDS encoding chemotaxis protein CheX translates to MKIEYIMPFVQASVNVIKQIVHTTPERGQLSARPQVFTSQQLSIVCGITGDVEGQVIYGMSLVTAYKIAGSMIGSKVDKFDQLTASAIAELGNIVSGNAMTLLSTQGFTCDITPPTIVKGSNVRISTSNVPALVIPMTVPEAGSFEINVSLKESTKRAAA, encoded by the coding sequence ATGAAAATCGAATACATCATGCCGTTCGTCCAGGCGAGCGTCAATGTCATCAAACAGATCGTCCACACGACGCCGGAGAGGGGCCAACTCAGCGCGCGTCCGCAAGTCTTCACGTCGCAACAGCTCAGCATCGTCTGCGGCATCACGGGCGACGTGGAGGGCCAGGTCATCTACGGGATGTCCCTTGTCACGGCGTACAAGATCGCGGGCTCGATGATCGGGTCCAAAGTCGACAAGTTCGATCAGTTGACGGCCTCGGCCATCGCGGAGTTGGGCAACATCGTGAGCGGTAACGCGATGACGCTCCTGTCGACTCAAGGATTCACTTGCGACATCACGCCGCCGACGATCGTCAAAGGCTCCAACGTGCGGATTTCGACCTCGAACGTCCCCGCTCTCGTCATTCCGATGACGGTGCCCGAGGCCGGCTCGTTCGAGATCAACGTGAGCTTGAAAGAGTCGACGAAGCGCGCCGCCGCCTGA
- a CDS encoding response regulator, producing the protein MAKRILITDDALFMRVTLKNILTQNGYEVCGEAQNGNEAVKLYSELKPDLVTMDITMPEKDGIQALKEIKAMDPGATVVMCTAMGQKSMVVEAIQSGAKDFIVKPFQPDRVLEAVGKLLAA; encoded by the coding sequence ATGGCGAAACGCATCCTGATCACGGACGACGCTCTCTTCATGAGGGTGACTTTGAAAAACATCCTCACGCAGAACGGTTACGAAGTCTGCGGCGAGGCTCAGAACGGCAACGAGGCGGTCAAGCTCTATTCCGAGCTCAAGCCCGACCTCGTCACGATGGACATCACCATGCCGGAAAAAGACGGCATCCAGGCGCTGAAGGAGATCAAAGCGATGGATCCTGGGGCGACCGTCGTCATGTGTACGGCTATGGGCCAAAAGAGCATGGTCGTGGAAGCGATCCAGTCCGGTGCCAAGGACTTCATCGTCAAGCCGTTCCAGCCGGACCGCGTCCTCGAGGCCGTCGGCAAGCTGCTCGCCGCCTAA
- a CDS encoding protein-glutamate O-methyltransferase CheR, whose protein sequence is MLHSEREWDDLYRAVLKASGLDLSQYKANQLQRRIGMMAESKGHADLADLAKWIVGSKENLSWFMDKLAINVSELFRNPEKWDELRTKVIPGLLRPGKGLRCWSAGCSYGAEATTLGMVLDRNFPGPHRILGTDIDDAALAQAKRGEFSESDVKSVPKEYRDAYLVAEGGGWKSLPAARKHLEFRKQNLLADTFDKDFDLILCRNVVIYFTEDAKSMLYRKFFDALRPGGVLFVGGTERIFSASEIGFESRIPLFYQRPENGERQWRNAS, encoded by the coding sequence GTGCTTCATAGCGAACGCGAATGGGACGACCTTTACCGGGCCGTGTTGAAGGCGTCCGGACTGGACTTGAGCCAGTACAAGGCGAACCAGCTCCAACGGCGCATCGGGATGATGGCGGAGTCGAAGGGCCACGCCGACCTGGCCGATCTAGCAAAGTGGATCGTCGGCTCGAAGGAGAACCTGTCCTGGTTCATGGACAAGTTGGCGATCAACGTCTCCGAGCTCTTCCGGAATCCGGAAAAGTGGGACGAACTTCGGACGAAAGTCATCCCCGGCCTTCTGAGGCCGGGCAAAGGACTTCGCTGCTGGTCGGCAGGTTGTAGCTACGGCGCGGAAGCGACGACCCTCGGCATGGTCCTTGACCGCAACTTCCCAGGCCCGCACCGGATCCTCGGAACGGACATCGACGACGCCGCCCTCGCCCAGGCCAAGCGTGGCGAGTTCAGCGAGAGCGACGTCAAGAGCGTTCCCAAGGAGTACCGCGACGCGTACCTGGTGGCCGAAGGCGGCGGATGGAAGTCGCTGCCGGCCGCCCGGAAACACCTCGAGTTCCGCAAGCAGAACCTGTTGGCGGACACCTTCGACAAGGACTTCGACCTCATCCTTTGCCGGAACGTGGTCATCTACTTCACAGAAGACGCGAAGTCCATGCTCTACCGCAAGTTTTTCGACGCGCTGCGCCCAGGGGGGGTGCTGTTCGTCGGAGGAACGGAGCGCATATTCAGCGCCTCCGAAATCGGATTCGAATCTCGGATCCCGCTCTTCTATCAACGACCCGAAAACGGTGAACGACAATGGCGAAACGCATCCTGA
- a CDS encoding chemotaxis response regulator protein-glutamate methylesterase, which yields MKTRVLIIDDSPFIRRMLSDWLKDASDFEVAGVATNGEEGVRMVQELKPDIVTLDVEMPVMDGLTALAKIMAVGPVPVLMVSSVTTQGAEQTIKALELGAVDFVTKPDGGAGFKFVRSKDELLDKLRGVRSARVGGRCGPSHTARPTSVRQTDKTVLIASSTGGPKALATLFAGMPKGFPAPVLIVQHMPAGFTASFARRLEQIGAMPVHEASDGETVKAGIALVAPGGRHMSVTSEGRVKLTDEAPQHGVRPAADVLFKSGAKLYKDQAIGVVLTGMGRDGAAGALALREAGGTVLGECESSCVVYGMPKAAKEIGAVDAEFPIDEMAQAIVASLNGRARRAS from the coding sequence ATGAAAACAAGGGTCCTCATCATCGACGATTCGCCGTTCATCCGGCGCATGCTCTCGGACTGGCTGAAGGACGCTTCGGACTTCGAAGTCGCCGGCGTGGCGACCAACGGGGAGGAAGGCGTCCGGATGGTCCAAGAACTGAAACCGGACATCGTCACTTTGGACGTCGAGATGCCGGTCATGGACGGGTTGACGGCGCTGGCGAAGATCATGGCGGTCGGCCCCGTGCCGGTCCTCATGGTGAGCAGCGTCACCACGCAAGGAGCCGAGCAGACGATCAAGGCGCTCGAACTGGGCGCTGTGGACTTCGTGACGAAGCCTGACGGCGGTGCCGGATTCAAGTTCGTCCGCTCTAAGGACGAACTCCTGGACAAGCTCCGCGGCGTCCGGAGCGCCCGGGTCGGCGGCCGGTGCGGGCCGTCGCACACCGCGCGTCCGACAAGCGTTCGGCAGACCGACAAGACCGTCCTCATCGCCAGTTCGACAGGCGGTCCGAAGGCTCTGGCCACTCTGTTCGCCGGAATGCCGAAGGGTTTTCCCGCCCCCGTCCTGATCGTTCAGCACATGCCCGCCGGATTCACCGCCAGCTTCGCGAGACGACTGGAACAGATCGGGGCGATGCCGGTGCACGAAGCGTCCGACGGGGAAACGGTCAAGGCGGGCATCGCGCTCGTCGCTCCCGGCGGCCGACACATGTCGGTCACGTCCGAGGGACGCGTCAAGCTGACCGACGAAGCGCCCCAGCACGGGGTCCGACCGGCCGCCGACGTCCTCTTCAAGAGCGGCGCCAAGCTGTACAAGGATCAGGCGATCGGGGTCGTGCTGACGGGCATGGGCCGGGACGGGGCAGCCGGCGCCCTGGCCCTTCGCGAAGCAGGTGGGACCGTCCTCGGCGAATGCGAATCGAGTTGCGTCGTCTACGGGATGCCGAAAGCGGCCAAGGAGATCGGGGCCGTCGATGCGGAGTTTCCGATCGACGAGATGGCGCAGGCCATCGTCGCCAGTTTGAACGGGAGGGCGCGCCGTGCTTCATAG
- a CDS encoding HDOD domain-containing protein yields MAENITIEDIVKRTPDLPSLPAAALKVMREAESSTSNASGIAKILAQDQALSARVLRLANSAYYGLTRKVTNLQESVVVLGMRCVRNLCMVAATYPWMSRKLDGYCLGPRELWSHSFGTALGAQLLAKKSGLCNEDQAFTAGLLHDIGKVALSVWLENRTALVVDYAEKAQVPFDEAERKILGYDHCQVGEHLALNWNLPDEIVQAVRWHHDPDSCDPPSPIVDCVHLGIYLTMSMGFGLGGDGLHYKVCEESFRRLGIQEDDLDAITDAFVTGYEDYERMFEELAAA; encoded by the coding sequence ATGGCCGAGAACATCACGATCGAAGACATTGTCAAGCGGACACCGGACTTGCCGAGCTTGCCCGCGGCCGCGCTGAAAGTCATGCGTGAGGCGGAGTCGAGCACGAGCAACGCCTCAGGCATCGCGAAGATCCTGGCGCAGGACCAGGCGCTCAGCGCCCGCGTCCTCCGATTGGCCAACAGCGCCTATTACGGATTGACGCGCAAGGTGACCAACCTCCAAGAGTCGGTCGTGGTGCTCGGGATGCGGTGCGTCCGCAACCTTTGCATGGTCGCGGCCACGTACCCGTGGATGTCGCGGAAGCTGGACGGTTACTGTCTCGGCCCGCGCGAACTGTGGTCGCATTCGTTCGGGACCGCCCTCGGTGCCCAGCTCCTGGCCAAGAAGAGCGGGCTCTGCAACGAGGATCAGGCGTTCACGGCCGGCCTGCTCCACGACATTGGAAAGGTCGCGCTCAGCGTGTGGCTGGAAAACCGGACGGCGCTGGTCGTGGACTATGCCGAGAAGGCGCAGGTGCCCTTCGACGAGGCGGAGCGCAAGATCCTCGGTTACGACCACTGTCAAGTGGGCGAGCACCTCGCTTTGAACTGGAACCTGCCGGACGAGATCGTTCAAGCCGTCCGGTGGCACCACGACCCGGACAGTTGCGATCCGCCGTCGCCGATCGTCGACTGCGTCCACCTCGGCATCTACCTCACGATGTCGATGGGGTTCGGTCTCGGTGGAGACGGCCTCCACTACAAGGTGTGTGAGGAGAGTTTCCGACGGCTCGGGATCCAGGAAGACGATCTCGATGCCATCACGGACGCGTTCGTGACCGGGTACGAGGATTACGAGCGGATGTTCGAGGAGTTGGCGGCAGCATGA
- a CDS encoding chemotaxis protein CheD: MASSTVVVGMAEIHVVKSPGVLSCLGLGSCIGLVAFDPVSEVAGMIHLMLPASFKDKPVDKPGKFADTGLPEMLRLLESAGAPKSRLVVAYAGGAQVFKFGDQGAGRLDVGARNIEAVEAAVRALGIRPIFTDVGGANGRTVTVELSTGNVKVRTVNTGEKLVCNLRERSLREVA; this comes from the coding sequence GTGGCGTCCTCGACCGTCGTCGTCGGCATGGCGGAGATCCACGTCGTCAAGTCCCCAGGAGTCCTGAGCTGTCTCGGGTTGGGAAGCTGCATCGGGCTCGTCGCGTTCGATCCGGTCAGCGAGGTCGCAGGGATGATCCACTTGATGCTGCCCGCGTCGTTCAAGGACAAACCTGTGGACAAGCCTGGGAAGTTCGCAGACACCGGTTTGCCCGAGATGCTCCGGTTGCTCGAATCCGCGGGCGCGCCCAAATCGCGGCTCGTCGTCGCCTATGCGGGCGGGGCGCAAGTCTTCAAGTTTGGCGATCAAGGGGCGGGAAGGCTCGACGTGGGGGCGCGGAACATCGAGGCCGTGGAAGCCGCCGTCAGGGCCCTTGGGATCCGGCCGATCTTTACGGACGTCGGCGGGGCGAACGGCCGCACGGTGACCGTCGAACTCTCGACCGGGAACGTGAAGGTCCGCACCGTCAACACGGGTGAGAAGCTCGTGTGCAATCTGCGCGAACGAAGCTTACGGGAGGTGGCCTGA
- a CDS encoding chemotaxis protein CheC, whose protein sequence is MASSVVKELANIGLGRATTALSDMTGRSFNMAVPHVDTVDVGLAGLVLGGEDGVVLGIYMPFDGDVEGHLAFLFPWASAQELIRTLIGTAPESPAEIDELCASAALEVGNIINSSFLNAISDMTGLAMHATPPLVSADLGSTVVSTLVAEAEMSESVALAIETEIFVDGSRDIQGFFLCIPSVGGLQAIFGRLGVEEAA, encoded by the coding sequence ATGGCCTCGTCGGTCGTCAAAGAACTGGCGAACATCGGTCTCGGACGGGCCACGACGGCCTTGTCCGACATGACCGGCCGCAGTTTCAACATGGCCGTGCCTCATGTCGACACCGTCGACGTCGGACTGGCCGGCCTGGTCCTTGGAGGTGAAGACGGCGTCGTCCTTGGCATCTACATGCCCTTCGACGGTGACGTGGAGGGCCATCTTGCCTTCCTGTTCCCGTGGGCGAGCGCCCAGGAACTGATCCGGACGCTGATCGGTACGGCGCCGGAGAGCCCCGCGGAGATCGACGAGCTCTGCGCTTCGGCCGCGCTCGAAGTCGGCAACATCATCAATTCCAGTTTTCTGAACGCGATTTCGGACATGACGGGCCTGGCGATGCACGCGACGCCGCCTCTTGTCTCGGCCGACTTGGGTTCGACCGTCGTCAGCACCTTGGTCGCCGAAGCTGAAATGTCCGAGTCCGTCGCCCTAGCGATCGAGACGGAGATCTTCGTCGACGGCTCCAGGGACATCCAAGGCTTCTTCCTCTGCATCCCGTCGGTCGGCGGACTCCAAGCGATCTTCGGGCGCCTCGGCGTCGAGGAGGCGGCCTGA